One region of Oxalobacteraceae bacterium OTU3CAMAD1 genomic DNA includes:
- a CDS encoding TerC family protein: MEWLFDPNIWVGLFALIVLEIVLGVDNLIFIAILADKLAPEQRDKARLVGLSLAMLMRLGLLSVMSWLVTLTEPLFSIASLSFSGRDLILLLGGFFLLFKATIELHERVEGKVHETQGGSRVYAGFGAVVAQIIVLDAVFSLDAVITAVGMVDDLGVMMAAVVISMVVMLLASKPLTRFVNAHPTVVVLCLSFLLMIGLSLIAEGFGFHIPKGYLYAAIGFSVVIEALNQLARRNFVSRESHVPLRDRTADAVLRLLGSKKRVAAGGEEEDTATTVVPEAFEQEERNMVSGVLSLSQRSVRSIMTVRSNISWIDLDADTATIQGQILETPHSFFPVSRGHLDNIIGVVRAKELMANLARGVAIPPEHIREPIIMPEASGVLKVMETLKRSRGQLVLIADEYGTIQGVVTPIDILEAIAGEFPDEDEQPDVQEQGPDCWRVAGTADLHYLEQVLETDELISENDDYTSLAGFMLERLGNLPTVGEAVEVDGLRFEVIEVVERRIASVLVTRVEPTTSDEE, from the coding sequence ATGGAATGGCTATTCGACCCAAACATTTGGGTCGGTCTGTTTGCATTAATCGTTCTCGAAATCGTACTTGGCGTCGACAATCTCATCTTCATCGCGATCCTCGCCGATAAATTGGCGCCGGAGCAGCGCGACAAGGCGAGGCTCGTCGGCCTGAGCCTGGCGATGCTAATGCGCCTGGGTTTGTTGAGCGTAATGTCCTGGCTGGTCACCCTGACCGAACCGCTGTTTTCGATTGCCTCGCTAAGCTTCTCCGGACGGGACTTGATCCTGCTGCTGGGCGGCTTCTTCCTGCTGTTCAAAGCCACGATCGAGCTGCATGAGCGGGTCGAGGGCAAAGTCCACGAGACCCAGGGCGGGTCGAGGGTCTACGCCGGTTTCGGCGCCGTCGTCGCCCAGATCATCGTGCTGGACGCCGTGTTTTCGCTCGACGCCGTCATCACCGCCGTCGGCATGGTCGACGATCTTGGCGTGATGATGGCCGCCGTCGTCATTTCGATGGTGGTGATGCTGCTCGCCTCCAAGCCGTTGACCCGCTTCGTCAACGCCCATCCGACCGTGGTGGTGCTGTGCCTGAGTTTCCTGCTGATGATCGGCCTGAGCCTGATCGCCGAAGGCTTCGGCTTCCACATTCCCAAAGGCTATCTGTACGCCGCCATCGGCTTCTCGGTGGTGATCGAAGCGCTGAACCAGTTGGCGCGCCGTAATTTCGTCAGCCGGGAATCGCATGTTCCGCTGCGCGACCGTACTGCCGATGCCGTGTTGCGCCTGTTGGGCAGCAAGAAGCGCGTCGCCGCCGGCGGCGAGGAAGAGGACACCGCGACCACGGTGGTGCCGGAAGCGTTCGAGCAGGAGGAGCGCAACATGGTCAGCGGCGTGCTCAGCTTGTCCCAGCGCTCGGTACGCTCGATCATGACGGTCCGTTCCAACATTTCGTGGATCGATCTGGATGCCGACACCGCCACGATCCAGGGCCAGATCCTGGAAACGCCGCACAGCTTCTTCCCGGTCAGCCGGGGACATTTGGACAACATCATCGGCGTGGTCCGCGCCAAGGAATTGATGGCCAACCTGGCGCGCGGTGTCGCGATTCCGCCCGAGCACATCCGCGAGCCCATCATCATGCCCGAAGCCAGCGGCGTGCTGAAGGTGATGGAAACGTTGAAGCGTTCGCGCGGGCAATTGGTGCTGATCGCCGATGAGTACGGCACTATCCAGGGCGTGGTGACGCCGATCGATATTCTGGAGGCGATCGCCGGCGAATTCCCCGACGAGGACGAGCAACCGGACGTGCAGGAGCAGGGGCCGGATTGCTGGCGTGTTGCCGGCACGGCCGATCTGCACTATCTGGAGCAGGTGCTGGAGACGGACGAACTGATCAGCGAGAACGACGATTACACGTCCCTGGCGGGCTTCATGCTGGAACGCCTCGGCAACCTGCCGACGGTGGGCGAGGCGGTCGAGGTCGACGGTCTGCGGTTCGAGGTGATAGAGGTGGTGGAGCGGCGCATCGCGTCCGTGCTGGTGACGCGCGTCGAACCGACAACGTCAGACGAGGAATAA
- a CDS encoding class I SAM-dependent methyltransferase: MTIAARLRISPLRAQGGDEIDLPYAPSPWRLKQCKQTGIVFLANPPAYEELSQDFAYEVTFEKESQARKQAEPLRYAISTALKRFRGRILKRNKSLTLVQRLIRDARGARINVLDVGCGWGSLLDDLFKSLPAALRGKSVPHGIEISQELSRISDGKLRKAGGRCVHASAMDGLEHFDDGYFDVIIMASFLEHDINPLAVLERSAKRLKPGGSILVKVPNYNCLNRYLRGSRWCGFRWPDHVNYFTPETLKATAELAGLHVVRMSMLDRSPLSDNMYAILRRTV, from the coding sequence ATGACTATCGCCGCACGACTGAGAATCTCCCCGCTCCGCGCCCAAGGCGGCGACGAAATCGATTTGCCATATGCGCCCTCGCCCTGGCGGCTTAAACAATGCAAGCAGACCGGCATTGTTTTCCTGGCCAACCCTCCCGCTTACGAGGAGCTGTCACAGGATTTCGCTTATGAGGTGACGTTCGAGAAGGAGTCGCAGGCGCGCAAGCAAGCCGAGCCTTTGCGCTATGCGATCAGCACCGCGCTGAAACGCTTTCGCGGCCGCATCCTGAAGCGCAACAAGAGCCTGACCCTGGTGCAGCGGCTGATACGCGACGCGCGCGGCGCCCGCATCAACGTGCTCGACGTTGGCTGTGGCTGGGGCTCGCTGCTGGATGATTTGTTCAAGTCGCTGCCGGCGGCGCTGCGCGGCAAAAGCGTGCCGCACGGGATAGAGATATCGCAAGAGCTGTCGAGGATATCGGATGGAAAGCTGCGCAAGGCCGGCGGACGCTGCGTGCACGCGTCTGCGATGGATGGGCTGGAACATTTCGACGATGGCTATTTCGACGTCATCATCATGGCGTCGTTTCTTGAGCATGACATCAATCCGCTGGCGGTGCTGGAGCGTTCGGCGAAGCGGCTCAAGCCCGGCGGCTCGATTCTGGTCAAGGTGCCCAACTACAATTGTTTGAACCGGTACTTGCGCGGGTCGCGCTGGTGCGGTTTCCGGTGGCCGGATCATGTGAATTATTTTACGCCGGAGACGCTGAAGGCGACGGCCGAGCTGGCGGGGTTGCATGTGGTGCGGATGTCGATGCTGGATCGCAGTCCATTGAGTGACAATATGTATGCGATTTTGCGGCGCACGGTGTGA
- a CDS encoding glycosyl hydrolase 115 family protein: MKLAGPLACWAWLAIVGHAGAGELTLYEQGGAVAAIVHEDQKTYALAAQLLGRDLQALSGQTPRISSRLQDCGKTCVIIGAYDTPLLRQVATRDGLDLAALRGEWERHKRLVVRSKKQNYVLIAGSDVRGAVYGVVDLTRELGVSAWEWWADVTPRRQARLAVGDATVFSRAPSVQYRGIFLNDEDWGLQPWAAKTYDPKTGDIGPATYARIYELMWRLKANTLWPAMHDSTKPFYQIDGNPEMARNYAIVVGTSHAEPMMRNNVREWNLKTNGPFNFFTNRDRMIAYWDERVQQVKGFETLMSVGLRGVHDSAMEGAKTIPEARDGVEQVIDVQRGLLSKAQGRPPERIPQELTLYKEVLDIYKAGLKVPDDISLIWPDDNYGYISQLSTEAEARRAGGAGLYYHLSYWGRPHDYLWLGTTHPSLVREQLERARHTGARKLWVANVGDIKPLEYLSQYFLDLAFDHGVLEQAPSEHLRAWMARQFGADQARQITDIMMEYYALAWERRPEFMGFGQTEPTTPNRPTAYLQSGGDEARRRLDRYAAIAARAEALAQAMPADRRDAFYELVLYPVRASASLNARILKLELAGLPDNAGTRAEQYVTEAKAAHRSIVADTADYNGLANGKWRHMMDMAPRRLPVFAEPAWPVSPGGASAAATPPASEPAARPRTVSIAASSAAPHPQWQKIDELGSMGAVLRSSLALPSIDATRAVDVAPLVIEFHTDSADPVGVNIVALPTHPLTSANQLRLGYSIDDGPLAILDYRTHGRSNEWKLNVLSNTAVRSLPAQKFSAGKHRLRLYAMDPGFILDRVDIVPDGAARYYGATPR, translated from the coding sequence ATGAAGCTGGCCGGACCGCTGGCGTGCTGGGCGTGGCTCGCCATCGTCGGACACGCCGGCGCCGGGGAGCTGACGTTGTACGAACAAGGCGGTGCCGTTGCCGCCATCGTTCATGAAGATCAAAAGACCTATGCGCTGGCGGCGCAATTGCTGGGCCGCGACCTGCAGGCGCTGAGCGGCCAGACGCCGCGCATCTCGTCGCGCTTGCAGGATTGCGGCAAGACCTGTGTGATCATCGGCGCATACGATACGCCGCTGCTGCGCCAGGTCGCCACACGCGACGGCCTCGATCTGGCGGCGTTGCGCGGCGAGTGGGAACGGCACAAACGGTTGGTCGTCCGCTCCAAAAAACAGAACTACGTATTGATCGCCGGGTCGGATGTGCGGGGCGCCGTCTATGGCGTGGTGGACCTGACGCGCGAGCTGGGCGTCTCGGCATGGGAGTGGTGGGCGGATGTGACGCCGCGCCGCCAAGCCCGCTTGGCCGTTGGCGACGCCACCGTATTCTCGCGCGCGCCATCGGTCCAGTACCGCGGCATTTTCCTCAACGATGAGGACTGGGGCTTACAGCCTTGGGCGGCCAAGACCTACGACCCGAAAACCGGCGATATCGGCCCCGCCACCTACGCGCGGATCTACGAGCTGATGTGGCGATTGAAGGCCAACACGCTGTGGCCGGCGATGCACGACTCGACCAAGCCCTTCTATCAGATCGACGGCAACCCGGAGATGGCGCGCAATTACGCCATCGTGGTCGGCACGTCGCACGCCGAGCCGATGATGCGTAATAACGTGCGCGAGTGGAATCTGAAGACGAACGGGCCGTTCAACTTCTTCACCAACCGCGACCGCATGATCGCCTATTGGGATGAGCGGGTTCAGCAAGTCAAAGGCTTCGAGACCCTGATGTCGGTCGGTTTGCGCGGCGTACACGACAGCGCGATGGAAGGCGCGAAGACCATCCCGGAGGCGCGCGACGGCGTCGAACAGGTCATCGATGTCCAGCGGGGCTTGCTGTCCAAGGCGCAGGGCCGTCCGCCGGAACGGATTCCGCAGGAGCTCACCTTGTACAAGGAAGTGCTCGACATCTACAAGGCCGGGTTGAAGGTGCCGGATGACATCAGCCTGATCTGGCCGGACGATAATTACGGCTATATCAGTCAGCTCAGTACTGAAGCCGAGGCGCGGCGCGCCGGCGGCGCCGGTCTCTATTACCACTTGTCGTACTGGGGCCGGCCGCACGACTATCTGTGGCTGGGCACGACGCATCCGTCTCTGGTGCGCGAGCAGCTGGAGCGTGCCAGGCATACCGGCGCCCGCAAGCTGTGGGTGGCGAACGTCGGCGATATCAAGCCGCTGGAATACCTGAGCCAGTACTTCCTCGACCTGGCTTTCGACCACGGTGTGCTGGAGCAGGCGCCCAGCGAGCATTTGCGCGCCTGGATGGCGCGCCAGTTCGGCGCGGACCAGGCGCGGCAGATCACCGACATCATGATGGAGTACTACGCACTGGCATGGGAGCGCCGCCCGGAGTTCATGGGCTTCGGCCAGACCGAGCCGACCACGCCGAACCGGCCGACCGCGTATTTGCAATCGGGCGGCGACGAGGCGCGGCGACGCCTGGACCGGTACGCGGCCATTGCCGCACGGGCCGAGGCGCTGGCGCAAGCGATGCCCGCCGACCGCCGCGACGCGTTCTACGAACTGGTGTTGTATCCGGTACGCGCAAGCGCCAGCCTGAACGCGCGCATCCTGAAGCTGGAACTGGCGGGTTTGCCGGACAACGCCGGCACCCGTGCCGAACAGTATGTGACGGAGGCAAAGGCGGCGCACCGGTCCATCGTTGCCGACACCGCCGACTACAACGGCTTGGCCAACGGTAAGTGGCGCCACATGATGGACATGGCGCCGCGCCGCCTGCCGGTGTTCGCCGAGCCCGCATGGCCCGTATCACCGGGCGGCGCCTCGGCGGCGGCGACGCCACCAGCGTCGGAGCCGGCAGCTCGGCCGCGCACGGTGTCGATTGCCGCGTCCAGCGCGGCGCCGCATCCGCAATGGCAGAAGATCGATGAACTGGGCAGCATGGGCGCGGTGCTGCGCTCGTCGCTAGCCTTGCCCTCCATCGACGCGACCCGGGCTGTAGACGTTGCGCCGCTGGTGATCGAGTTCCACACCGATTCCGCCGATCCGGTCGGTGTGAACATCGTCGCCCTCCCCACCCATCCGCTGACGTCGGCAAACCAGCTCAGGCTGGGTTATAGCATCGACGACGGGCCGCTGGCAATATTGGACTACCGCACGCACGGCCGCAGCAACGAATGGAAGCTCAACGTGCTGAGCAACACGGCGGTCAGGTCGCTGCCTGCGCAGAAGTTTTCAGCAGGCAAACATCGGCTGCGCTTGTATGCCATGGACCCGGGCTTTATCCTCGACCGGGTCGATATCGTCCCCGACGGCGCGGCGCGTTACTACGGCGCGACACCCAGATAG
- a CDS encoding beta-galactosidase: MLNFTRIARKTIAGIGGATLALGCAAQELGIPQASDADRQTSQARGGAADASAFLMASFNSSSDNWLSLFSSTDGVTFTSLASDAYRPPSKLMRDPAIVRHSDGYYYVLYATGADSAELGLTRSKDLKNWQFVRNVPLALPGNAQAVAPEWLRDKDGSLKAIVSRGAGGSYVLTPNADFSAWSAPQPLQGLPDNYVDTIVAVTDGGYAALARNAATGLIEMAGAKSLQGPWTVEKQGDWAKWGATTGAHSLVKLPGGQWRLYFGDTATGRRWYSDSQDGLRTWSAAKQLGGVSGIIGQASVLVEDRKALEQTTKPKGQPKKVSWDEHSMLIDGKRVVVWSGEIHPFRLPNPSLWRDVIQKMKALGFNGVAFYFDWGYHSTAPGVYDFSHVRNVERALEIAEEEGMYVIARTGPYVNAELTGGGYPGWMFRNRAEARTDDPVYLTAVDEWMTQINAIIARHQITTGGGNVIAYQLENELGKVEPKHVRHMDHLAKKARADGISVPFFHNAAGRLPDWTPKDSTAPWANPGPTDMYAFDGYPGGTCNVHADPAGPNKAPDWGIYGKNSPKIGALSSPKTPGFAAELGGGWFDYWGSNGTYNCTGERQGTGYQRVFYGTNLINRITIHNIYMTFGGTSWGWLAGPVVYTSYDYGAPISEDRGLRAKAYGLKQQGMLVQAAEQALAKMDKGPEIKTSSDKVKVYHNINPDLNTHILFAVHSPSDLLTNDSFTFDLTTKDGSYKVPLRLNGQDAKMLLADYKLERHHLVYSTSEIQTHFANGDRDIALLHGRANEPGETLLRYASAPKVDVVEGKVTSRYENGVLKLDYLHDGLARVRISGGGRTPLLLLLADEKNSIAFWTQKTPAGQVLQLSPAMVRSASLAGGKLALTGDTTAASDMQIWGPSVSAVTFNGENLSVTSQPDGSLRTAALKGPDAVKLPDLGALGWTRRMDSPEAQPKFDDSAWIKADNRASAAQTWTMPERGQPTLSMSDYGFHHGDVWYRGRLDLADAKSNQLELFYGAGGAGMIQVWVDGKFIGQHELDVGRSFPETTDSVKFSLGDKLAKGPHVIAVMVRNNSHNWNLMADDYHREARGLISASLTSRGGQRYAVPIAWRIQGTQGGENIVDVVRGPMNNGGLYGERQGWYLPPTDGKTSGAGWAKARTGDAPPAPGTYWLRTSFDLDLPEGHDIQLGLAFGDTTKPRSERENRALIFVNGWNMGQFIAHIGPQRTFVIPPGILNPNGANTIALAVTTDGKPGNALEPVKLVNLRTVRGGVPLEIMPGAVNVSAPAGAQR, translated from the coding sequence ATGCTGAACTTCACACGCATCGCTCGAAAAACCATCGCCGGCATCGGCGGCGCCACCCTGGCGCTGGGTTGCGCCGCCCAGGAACTGGGCATTCCGCAGGCGTCCGACGCGGACCGGCAAACCAGCCAGGCGCGCGGCGGTGCGGCCGACGCCTCGGCGTTCCTGATGGCCAGTTTCAATAGCTCGTCGGACAATTGGCTCAGCCTGTTCTCTTCCACCGACGGCGTCACCTTCACATCGCTGGCCTCCGATGCTTACCGGCCGCCCAGCAAGTTGATGCGCGACCCGGCGATTGTGCGCCACAGCGATGGCTACTATTACGTGCTCTATGCCACCGGCGCCGACAGCGCCGAACTCGGCCTCACCCGCTCCAAAGACCTGAAGAACTGGCAGTTCGTCCGCAACGTGCCGCTGGCACTGCCGGGCAACGCCCAGGCCGTCGCGCCGGAATGGTTGCGCGACAAGGATGGATCGTTGAAAGCCATCGTTTCACGCGGCGCCGGCGGCAGCTATGTGTTGACGCCGAACGCCGATTTCAGCGCATGGTCGGCGCCGCAGCCTTTGCAGGGCTTGCCGGACAACTATGTCGACACGATCGTCGCCGTCACAGACGGCGGCTACGCCGCCCTCGCCCGCAACGCCGCCACCGGCCTGATCGAGATGGCCGGCGCCAAGTCGCTGCAAGGCCCGTGGACAGTCGAGAAGCAAGGCGACTGGGCCAAATGGGGCGCAACCACCGGCGCCCACTCGCTGGTCAAGCTGCCTGGCGGGCAATGGCGCCTTTATTTCGGCGACACCGCTACCGGCCGCCGCTGGTATTCCGACAGCCAGGACGGCTTGCGCACCTGGAGCGCGGCCAAGCAACTGGGCGGCGTGTCCGGCATCATCGGCCAGGCCTCGGTGCTGGTCGAGGACCGCAAGGCTCTGGAGCAGACCACCAAGCCGAAAGGCCAGCCGAAAAAGGTCAGCTGGGACGAGCACTCGATGCTGATCGACGGCAAGCGCGTGGTCGTGTGGTCCGGCGAGATCCACCCGTTCCGCCTGCCCAACCCATCGCTGTGGCGCGACGTCATACAGAAGATGAAGGCGCTCGGCTTTAACGGCGTGGCCTTCTATTTCGACTGGGGCTATCACTCCACGGCGCCCGGCGTCTACGATTTCTCACATGTGCGCAACGTCGAGCGCGCGCTCGAGATCGCCGAAGAGGAAGGCATGTACGTGATCGCCCGCACCGGCCCGTACGTGAACGCGGAGTTGACCGGTGGCGGCTATCCGGGCTGGATGTTCCGCAACCGCGCCGAGGCGCGCACCGACGATCCGGTCTACCTGACCGCCGTCGATGAATGGATGACGCAGATTAACGCCATCATCGCGCGCCACCAGATCACCACCGGCGGCGGCAACGTCATCGCCTACCAGTTGGAGAACGAGCTGGGCAAGGTGGAACCGAAACACGTGCGCCATATGGACCACCTGGCGAAGAAAGCGCGCGCGGACGGCATCAGCGTGCCATTCTTCCACAACGCCGCCGGACGGCTGCCGGACTGGACACCGAAGGACTCGACCGCGCCGTGGGCCAATCCCGGCCCGACCGACATGTATGCGTTCGACGGCTATCCAGGCGGCACCTGCAATGTGCACGCCGATCCCGCCGGCCCGAACAAGGCGCCGGACTGGGGCATCTACGGCAAGAACTCGCCGAAGATCGGCGCGCTGTCCTCGCCCAAGACGCCGGGCTTCGCCGCCGAACTGGGCGGCGGCTGGTTCGACTACTGGGGCTCGAACGGCACCTACAATTGCACCGGCGAGCGCCAGGGCACCGGGTATCAACGCGTGTTCTATGGCACCAACCTGATCAATCGCATCACGATCCACAACATCTATATGACGTTCGGCGGCACCTCGTGGGGTTGGCTGGCCGGGCCGGTGGTGTACACCTCCTATGATTACGGCGCGCCGATCTCGGAGGACCGTGGCTTGCGCGCCAAGGCTTACGGCCTGAAGCAGCAAGGCATGCTGGTCCAGGCGGCCGAGCAGGCGCTGGCCAAGATGGACAAGGGACCGGAGATCAAGACCTCGTCCGACAAGGTCAAGGTCTACCACAATATCAACCCCGACCTCAACACGCACATCCTGTTCGCCGTGCACAGTCCCTCGGACCTGCTGACGAACGACAGCTTCACCTTCGACCTGACCACCAAGGATGGCAGCTACAAGGTGCCGCTGCGCCTGAACGGCCAGGACGCCAAGATGCTGCTGGCTGACTACAAGCTGGAGCGCCATCACCTGGTCTACTCGACATCGGAAATTCAGACCCACTTCGCCAACGGCGACCGCGATATCGCGCTGCTGCACGGCCGCGCGAACGAACCGGGCGAGACACTGCTGCGCTACGCCAGCGCGCCGAAGGTGGACGTAGTCGAAGGCAAGGTGACATCGCGCTACGAGAACGGCGTGCTGAAGCTCGATTATTTGCACGACGGCCTGGCCCGCGTGCGTATTTCCGGCGGCGGCCGCACTCCGCTTCTGCTGTTGCTGGCCGACGAGAAGAACAGCATCGCCTTTTGGACTCAGAAAACGCCGGCCGGCCAGGTGCTTCAGCTTAGCCCGGCGATGGTGCGCTCGGCCAGCCTGGCCGGCGGCAAGCTGGCGTTGACGGGAGATACCACGGCTGCCAGCGATATGCAAATCTGGGGGCCGTCCGTATCAGCCGTCACCTTCAACGGCGAAAACCTTTCGGTCACCTCCCAGCCGGACGGCAGCCTGCGCACCGCCGCGCTCAAGGGGCCGGACGCGGTGAAGCTGCCCGACCTGGGCGCGCTGGGCTGGACGCGGCGCATGGACAGCCCCGAGGCGCAGCCGAAGTTCGACGATTCGGCCTGGATCAAAGCCGACAACCGCGCCTCGGCGGCGCAGACCTGGACCATGCCCGAGCGCGGCCAGCCGACCTTGTCGATGAGCGACTACGGCTTCCACCACGGCGACGTCTGGTATCGCGGCCGACTGGACCTTGCCGACGCCAAGAGCAATCAGCTGGAGCTGTTCTACGGCGCCGGTGGCGCCGGCATGATACAGGTGTGGGTGGACGGCAAATTCATCGGCCAACACGAGCTGGACGTTGGCCGTTCCTTCCCCGAGACCACGGACAGCGTCAAGTTCTCGCTCGGAGACAAGCTGGCGAAAGGTCCGCACGTGATCGCCGTCATGGTGCGCAACAACTCGCACAACTGGAACCTGATGGCCGACGACTATCACCGCGAGGCGCGCGGCTTGATCTCCGCCTCGCTGACGTCGCGCGGCGGTCAACGCTATGCCGTTCCGATCGCGTGGCGCATCCAGGGCACCCAGGGCGGCGAGAACATCGTCGATGTCGTGCGTGGCCCGATGAACAATGGCGGGCTCTACGGCGAACGCCAGGGCTGGTACTTGCCGCCGACGGATGGCAAGACCTCCGGCGCAGGCTGGGCCAAGGCCAGGACCGGCGACGCGCCGCCAGCGCCGGGAACCTACTGGCTGCGCACGTCGTTCGATCTGGACCTGCCCGAGGGCCACGACATCCAGCTTGGCCTGGCGTTCGGCGATACCACCAAGCCCCGTTCGGAGCGCGAGAACCGCGCGCTGATCTTCGTCAACGGCTGGAACATGGGACAGTTCATCGCCCACATCGGTCCGCAGCGCACGTTTGTGATCCCGCCAGGCATCCTGAACCCGAACGGCGCCAACACCATCGCGCTGGCGGTCACGACCGACGGCAAACCCGGCAACGCGCTGGAGCCTGTGAAGCTGGTCAACCTGCGCACGGTGCGCGGCGGCGTGCCGCTGGAAATCATGCCCGGTGCGGTGAATGTCTCGGCCCCGGCCGGCGCGCAACGATGA